The Pangasianodon hypophthalmus isolate fPanHyp1 chromosome 2, fPanHyp1.pri, whole genome shotgun sequence genome window below encodes:
- the ip6k2a gene encoding inositol hexakisphosphate kinase 2a: MSPAIEGMESEQPMALGKGVLLEPFVHQVGGHSCVLRLGEQTICKPLIPREHQFYKSLPPAMRKFTPQYRGVVSVSFEEDEEGNLCLIAYPLHSDLGDLENVDPSSDLEPKNKMKWSNKMLLDNEGYSKERARHSRKDKDKSLKREEELEWFQQAEVLYYNLERSNAAAPQLKHNPWSLKCHQQHLQRMKENAKHRNQYKFILLENLTWRHTMPCVLDLKMGTRQHGDDASEEKKAMQIRKCQQSTSASIGVRLCGMQVYQSDSGQLMFMNKYHGRKLTLVGFKEALYQFFHDGRRLRRELLSPVLWRLREMQAALEACESYRFYSSSLLIIYDGDPPCSRRSTEDRLSDEEGEEEEEEEEEQGAFGFPRSTGGASGSSSSGASSGAKSSSGNSSPVVDVRMIDFAHTTCRHYGEDSVVHEGQDTGYIFGLQNLITIISQLEEHSAD; this comes from the exons ATGAGCCCAGCCATCGAGGGGATGGAGTCCGAGCAGCCGATGGCTTTGGGGAAGGGGGTTCTCCTTGAGCCCTTCGTGCACCAGGTGGGCGGCCACTCGTGCGTGCTGCGCTTGGGCGAGCAGACCATCTGCAAGCCGCTCATCCCGCGGGAACACCAGTTCTACAAGAGCCTCCCGCCGGCCATGCGCAAGTTCACCCCGCAGTACCGAG GGGTGGTGTCAGTGAGCTTCGAGGAAGATGAGGAGGGTAATCTGTGTCTCATCGCCTACCCGCTGCACAGCGACCTGGGTGATCTGGAGAATGTGGACCCCTCGTCTGACCTGGAACCTAAGAATAAGATGAAGTGGTCCAATAAAATGTTGCTGGAcaatgaaggctacagcaagGAAAGGGCCAGACACTCACGCAAGGACAAAGACAAGAG tCTGAAGCGGGAGGAGGAGTTGGAGTGGTTCCAGCAGGCCGAGGTGCTCTACTATAACCTGGAGAGGAGTAACGCTGCTGCACCGCAGCTCAAGCACAACCCCTGGAGCCTCAAGTGCCACCAGCAACACCTGCAAAGGATGAAGGAGAACGCCAAGCACCGCAACCAGTACA AGTTTATCCTGTTGGAGAACCTGACATGGCGTCACACAATGCCGTGTGTTTTGGATCTGAAAATGGGCACACGACAGCATGGTGATGATGCGTCCGAGGAAAAGAAAGCCATGCAGATCCGCAAGTGCCAGCAGAGCACATCAGCCAGCATCGGGGTTCGTCTCTGTGGCATGCAG GTCTACCAGTCCGACTCCGGTCAGCTCATGTTCATGAACAAGTACCACGGACGCAAGCTGACGTTGGTAGGTTTTAAGGAGGCTCTGTACCAGTTCTTCCATGACGGACGGAGGTTGCGGCGCGAGCTCCTCTCCCCGGTGCTGTGGCGTCTCCGAGAAATGCAGGCCGCCCTGGAGGCGTGCGAGAGTTACCGCTTCTACTCCAGCTCACTCCTCATTATCTACGACGGAGACCCGCCGTGCTCACGTCGTTCTACTGAGGACCGCCTCTCTGATgaagagggagaagaagaggaggaggaagaggaggagcaagGTGCATTTGGGTTCCCTCGCAGCACTGGAGGAGCGAGTGGGAGCAGCAGTAGTGGTGCTAGCAGTGGTGCTAAGAGCAGCAGTGGGAACTCCAGCCCTGTGGTGGATGTGCGAATGATTGATTTCGCTCACACCACATGCCGGCACTATGGGGAGGACAGTGTAGTGCACGAGGGCCAGGACACAGGATACATCTTTGGCCTACAGAACCTCATAACTATCATCTCTCAGTTAGAGGAGCACAGTGCCGATTGA